From a single Apium graveolens cultivar Ventura chromosome 2, ASM990537v1, whole genome shotgun sequence genomic region:
- the LOC141703155 gene encoding transcription repressor OFP1-like codes for MGNYRFKFSDMLPNAWFYKLNHTSASKTRKLQNLTRKSLNKKVQSKMKSSPFASSFTPTAAQQTCQSRKSYHFNRDFKSTSHLSEPPRKSSNRRRCTKKTVASQKLIHNYSESREYSNCHVRHGSIYSKVNHAFELVQNYSTGSSSCDDPVFYDLDSEFRRVKVDSPSNHYDYKLDLVSQLELKPIITKLDKVDHGIKPAVKFQGSSRKFEEKSSCSLNKDSIGEEKKCPVRKLRVKSIGVTLRAKSLRIASKRLAQVKGQESVSSHSRLMSVAIVQESIDPDRDFKESMMEMIMEHNMSTKEEFQQLLACYLSLNPGTYRELIVNVFEQILYEITGNQVLVPK; via the coding sequence ATGGGTAATTACAGATTTAAGTTTTCAGATATGCTGCCAAATGCTTGGTTTTATAAGCTTAACCACACGAGTGCTAGTAAAACCAGAAAGCTGCAGAACTTGACGCGTAAATCCCTGAACAAGAAAGTTCAATCCAAAATGAAGTCATCTCCTTTTGCATCATCATTCACTCCCACAGCGGCCCAACAAACATGTCAGTCCCGGAAGTCATACCACTTCAATCGAGACTTCAAGTCGACCTCCCATTTGTCAGAGCCACCAAGAAAATCATCCAATAGAAGACGCTGCACAAAGAAAACTGTAGCATCTCAGAAGCTAATTCACAACTATTCTGAATCTAGGGAGTACTCTAATTGTCATGTCAGACATGGATCCATTTATTCTAAGGTTAATCATGCATTTGAACTGGTGCAGAATTATTCTACTGGTAGCTCCTCTTGTGATGATCCTGTTTTCTATGATCTAGATTCTGAATTTAGACGAGTAAAAGTTGACTCTCCGTCCAACCATTATGACTACAAGCTTGATTTAGTGTCACAGCTTGAGCTCAAACCAATCATAACCAAGCTCGACAAAGTTGATCATGGAATTAAACCAGCTGTCAAGTTTCAAGGAAGCTCAAGAAAATTTGAAGAGAAAAGTTCATGTAGCTTAAATAAAGATAGTATCGGTGAAGAGAAAAAATGCCCGGTTAGGAAATTAAGAGTGAAATCAATAGGAGTGACGCTAAGAGCTAAATCACTAAGAATAGCATCAAAGAGGCTTGCTCAAGTTAAAGGCCAGGAAAGTGTATCATCACATTCCCGCCTAATGAGTGTGGCTATTGTACAGGAATCTATAGATCCTGATAGAGACTTCAAGGAGTCAATGATGGAAATGATCATGGAGCACAATATGAGTACAAAAGAGGAGTTTCAACAACTTCTTGCTTGCTACCTTTCACTCAATCCTGGTACTTACCGTGAACTAATTGTCAATGTTTTTGAACAAATTTTGTATGAGATTACTGGAAATCAAGTCTTGGTACCTAAATAA